A genomic region of Rhipicephalus sanguineus isolate Rsan-2018 chromosome 3, BIME_Rsan_1.4, whole genome shotgun sequence contains the following coding sequences:
- the LOC119385885 gene encoding LOW QUALITY PROTEIN: serine/threonine-protein kinase PLK1-like (The sequence of the model RefSeq protein was modified relative to this genomic sequence to represent the inferred CDS: substituted 1 base at 1 genomic stop codon) — MASAIPTRTGAALQNDLPDLVVDKKTKKEYVRGRFLGKGGFAKCYELTDKATNVVYAGKVVSKALLLKPHQKEKMAQEIQIHRSLDHKHIVAFNSYFEDEKNVYIVLELCSRRSLMEMHRRRKMLTEGEARYFLHQLLLACRYLVQEKVIHRDLKLGNLLLNDKMELKVGDFGLATRLEFDGERKKTLCGTPNYIAPEILSKKGHSFEVDIWSIGCILFTLLVGHPPFETQTLKETYVRIKKNEYHVPSSVSSAARKLIRKMLQQDPEKRPNIEAIFQDEFMTWGPLPSRLPTSCLTTEPRNDTLNATLTVNGRKPLLERNEGPGESPGDSRKPASESPASKDAPREAHLSELQRLLRHLISARPPELRFVRPDEAEDPASVPVFWVSKWVDYTDKYGLGYQLCDNSIGVVFNDTTRVILLNNNLSLTYVDEDSIEHYHSLEEYPPSLEKKITLLKYFCTYMKQYLLMTGADVSPRECDDLVRLPCLRAWLRTRAAIAFYLTNGTVQINFFQDHTKLILCPLMAAVSYIDNNRVFHTYRLETLHKGCPPELFSRLKYARTILDRLTSESSXSGRLISHPYNCKDVAGPRRTGAARR, encoded by the exons ATGGCTTCCGCAATTCCAACCCGAACGGGCGCAGCCCTCCAGAATGACCTGCCAGACCTTGTCGtcgacaagaaaaccaagaaagaaTACGTCCGCGGCAGGTTTCTCGGCAAG GGTGGATTTGCAAAATGCTACGAGCTAACGGACAAAGCCACCAACGTAGTCTATGCAGGCAAAGTGGTCTCCAAGGCACTTCTCCTCAAGCCACACCAGAAAGAAAAG ATGGCCCAGGAAATACAAATCCACCGGAGCCTCGATCACAAGCACATTGTAGCTTTCAACAGTTACTTTGAAGACGAAAAGAATGTTTACATTGTCCTGGAGCTTTGCAGCCGACGG agTCTTATGGAAATGCACAGGCGTCGCAAGATGCTCACGGAGGGGGAGGCTCGTTACTTCCTACACCAGCTTCTTCTTGCGTGCCGCTACCTCGTGCAAGAGAAGGTCATTCACAGAGACCTCAAGCTGGGAAATCTTTTGCTCAATGACAAGATGGAGCTCAAAGTGGGAGACTTTGGGCTTGCCACCCGCTTGGAATTTGACGgcgagaggaagaagactctcTGCGGCACGCCCAACTACATAGCGCCTGAAATACTCTCCAAAAAGGGGCACAGCTTTGAGGTTGACATCTGGTCTATCGGATGCATCTT GTTCACCCTTCTTGTTGGTCATCCGCCATTCGAGACTCAGACCTTGAAAGAGACTTATGttcgcataaaaaaaaatgaatatcaTGTGCCTTCATCAGTGAGCTCTGCTGCCAGAAAGCTCATCAGAAAAATGCTGCAACAAGATCCAGAGAAGCGTCCCAACATAGAGGCCATTTTCCAGGATGAATTCATGACATGGG GACCGCTTCCGTCCCGTCTCCCCACATCTTGCCTGACCACCGAGCCCCGCAACGACACGCTCAATGCCACCCTGACTGTGAATGGCCGCAAGCCCTTGCTGGAGCGAAATGAAGGCCCTGGTGAGTCT CCAGGTGATTCTCGGAAGCCTGCTTCAGAGAGCCCGGCCAGCAAGGATGCTCCACGAGAGGCTCATCTCAGCGAGCTTCAACGCCTCCTGAGGCACCTGATCAGCGCTCGTCCGCCCGAGCTGCGCTTTGTACGTCCCGATGAGGCGGAGGATCCGGCTTCCGTGCCGGTGTTCTGGGTCAGCAAGTGGGTGGACTACACTGACAAGTACGGTCTGGGCTACCAGCTGTGCGACAACAGTATTGGCGTGGTATTCAATGACACTACCCGAGTCATCCTGCTCAACAACAACCT GAGCTTGACGTACGTCGATGAGGACAGCATTGAGCACTACCATTCCCTGGAAGAGTATCCGCCATCACTGGAGAAAAAGATCACGCTGCTAAAATACTTCTGTACGTACATGAAGCAGTACCTTCTCATGACAGGCGCAGATGTCAGCCCCAGGGAATGTGATGATCTGGTCAGGCTGCCATGCCTACGGGCATGGCTGCGAACACGGGCAGCAATCGCTTTCTACCTGACCAATGGAACGGTCCAG ATCAACTTTTTCCAGGACCACACGAAGCTCATCTTGTGCCCCCTGATGGCAGCAGTGTCGTACATAGACAACAACCGGGTTTTCCACACGTACCGGCTTGAGACACTTCATAAGGGCTGCCCACCTGAGCTGTTCTCTCGGCTGAAGTATGCACGGACAATCTTAGACCGGCTGACCAGCGAGTCTTCCTAGTCCGGCCGCCTTAtatccca